AAAAAATGGGTGTGACTGTAGTTTTCACTatatttaattgatttttttggCCATGTTAATATTTTGCTTGTCTTATAGATCCAAGAATTCACCATCAAAGGTTATTTAACCAAGTTAGCGGATTAGGATCACTGAGTAAATTCTTTTGATTTCTGATCATATTCTTTCTACATTTTTACTGAGAAACACGTCCCGATTTAATtactaatacaaaaaaaaatgctaCAGTCAGCCGCAACCATCTTCCAAGATTAGAAGGGATCTATGTTGCACGGACACTCCAAGAAAGATGTCGTAACCGTGTTGACATGAATTGTTGGGTAATAGAGCACTCCAGTTACAAACGAGTTTGTCGAAGACTCTAAGGCTTGCTAAggtgtgctaatctagcagctagattagcagtccacatcAGCTAGCACAACCTCCCAAGTCCTATGGCAGTGCTAATCTAACATGCTAGTCGCAGAACCAAACATCGTCAGCTTCAGCGCAACCAGTTTCAACCGTCAGATCAAAATATAAATCTAGTTGTGTTTCACCATTTCGCGAAAAGGTGATTTTTGtggcgctgaaccattcaacgcGACAATCCTGCGGCCATTTCGAATGCAAGCAAATGAtaggagagaactagtgttaacaaatagacaatactttttggctaatctagcagctcaatctagctcATATGACTTAGTCTAGCGAGGAACCTTCTGTAATATTATCTATTGTCTCGGCCGTTTGTGCTTAATATAATTAATACTAATGAGTATTAATCTGTGATTTGATATTCAATTAATTACTTATTTATGGCAATTTAATtagttaattccaattttaattagtTTTAAAAATTGATGTTAGTTAGTAAATTCCAATTTAATCAATTAGTTAATATTTTTTAGAAATGATTCATTTAAATTTCCGTATTTATTGTAGTAATGATCCCCCAACATCTCGTATATTAAATATGATCCATATATGCATGAACCTTCTGATAATATAGATAGATACGTAATTCATTGGATCTTGATTTCGTCCTTCACTTCTTCTTGATCCCTCTTACTTATACTATTATCTTCATCTCCTTATATTTCTTGTCCTAAAAGATGGTTTCGTTTGATCGAGAAACAGTACTACTTCCATCAGTTTTGGCGTTTATTCTCGTTTGTTGCTGCTTCGTTGTCGACTCTAGAGCTGATTGTGGCATACCGGTAAATACCATCGTTGTTGATCGGCAGCCGGGCCAAGGAAACTATGTTACGATTCAAGAGGCTGTTAATTCAATCCCATCGGGGAATTCTCAATGGATCATTATCCAGCTTAATCCTGGAAAATACGAGTATAATACTAATCATTTTAGTTAAACCTCTCCTGTACTCAAAACAAAAACACTTTCGCGCTTCTTATAGTTAATAGTTCTCATGTATCTTATGTTAATAGGGAAAGGGTGAACATTACAAGTGACAAGCCCTGCATTGTGCTTCAAGGATATGATAGATATAACACTTCAATTGAATGGAACCAGGGAACTACGGAGAATCCCTTCGATACTGCTGGTTTCACTTCCAATGCTGAGAATTTTGTGGCCAAAAATATAACCTTTAAGGTATGCACGCTCGATTGATTTGTACCAGATATAATATAGAGTGTATTTATTGTGTACTAGGGTTTATGACATGGGGTCAATCTGATCAGTCAAATGACATAATATTGCACAACTTTGTGATGAAACAGAACACGTATAATTTGGGGGTACAAGAATTGCCGATAGCTAAGGCTGTAGCAGCAGCCATAATAGGAGATAAATCTTCATTCTACGACTGCAGTTTCATTAGTGTTCAAGATACGCTTGCCGACCAATCTGGCCGCCATTATTTCCGTAACTGCCATATTGAAGGGGCTATGGATTTCATATTTGGCAACGGACGGTCCATCTATGAGGTAGGTAGCTGGCTACAAGAAATTTTTGTTACCGATTTATATCGATCACACGTACGGCGGCTTACTCTATATTGGGTGTGTGTCTCCGTTAATAATATTCCTTCTTTCTTTTGATTAATTTGACAAATCAAGGATTGCGAAATATTGGTACAACCATATCCCGATCCAGTTAATATCGTCAAAAGTGTTATAACGGCACAAGAGAGGGCAAATGAGGAACAAACGACAGGCTTTGTTTTCAAGTTTGGAAAAATAAATGGTGTACAAAATCCGCCGACCTGGCTCGGAAGAGCTTTGACAAGTTTTTCGACTGTCCTTTTCAAAAACATGAGCTTTTCTAGTGATGGCCTAGTCAACATTACGAGTGAAAGATGGGATAACATGGGCCTTAGCGT
This portion of the Papaver somniferum cultivar HN1 chromosome 11, ASM357369v1, whole genome shotgun sequence genome encodes:
- the LOC113320755 gene encoding probable pectinesterase 15, with translation MVSFDRETVLLPSVLAFILVCCCFVVDSRADCGIPVNTIVVDRQPGQGNYVTIQEAVNSIPSGNSQWIIIQLNPGKYEERVNITSDKPCIVLQGYDRYNTSIEWNQGTTENPFDTAGFTSNAENFVAKNITFKNTYNLGVQELPIAKAVAAAIIGDKSSFYDCSFISVQDTLADQSGRHYFRNCHIEGAMDFIFGNGRSIYEDCEILVQPYPDPVNIVKSVITAQERANEEQTTGFVFKFGKINGVQNPPTWLGRALTSFSTVLFKNMSFSSDGLVNITSERWDNMGLSVTGIVYAEANNTGSGADIRSDAVTSEKNLSVEQWNYYTDISFIDQDHWLGQQP